In the Candidatus Hinthialibacter antarcticus genome, GATCAACGTACAAAAGAGTTGTATGAATCCGGCAAGGCAAAAGGAATCCCGACGGATATCGCGGGACGAGCGGCGCGCAAACTCGAATATATCGACTTGGCTGTACGGTTGGATGATTTAACCGTTCCTCGCGGAAACAGACTTCATGCACTGAAGGGCAATCGAAAAGGGCAGTATTCAATCTCGATTAACGACCAATGGCGTATC is a window encoding:
- a CDS encoding type II toxin-antitoxin system RelE/ParE family toxin translates to MIETFADQRTKELYESGKAKGIPTDIAGRAARKLEYIDLAVRLDDLTVPRGNRLHALKGNRKGQYSISINDQWRICFRFKNGDAYDVEICDYH